In Longimicrobium sp., a genomic segment contains:
- a CDS encoding sigma 54-interacting transcriptional regulator gives MRRARAGPKPDRDPTPGDPPVTLLTAAKRTLEMIAGGAELAEILANLCAAIDAQDPGVISTVLLMDPDGRRLWPAAGPRVPDGWTRVISPVLVGPAMGSCGTAAFRRERVVVADIATDPLWAGASAEQAREVAIGFGLRASWSEPLLSKDGEVRGTFAMYYGAPRSPDARQLQLIEDAAHIAVIAIEGERSRRALEQAVLKICASEVRMRATIDAIPTQVWRVGADGAVDYLNQRWHEYTGIPRDEAYRAGAALDVARAIMHPDDGPVSQARWQNEIVPAGRPAEFEVRLRRHDGEYRWFMVRVEPVRDEHGNVVEWYGTNTDIEDLKRAEIRLRQDEQELRRITDAIAQTIHVLSPDGSFVYANRSLLDYTGLTMDEVLAPDFFARLFHPEDVARWWDERREALLRGVPFESEQRLRRRDGEYRWFLLRFRPFHDDRGRLVHWYATGTDIDDRKRAEERMRNENLALREDIDRVSMVEEIVGSSAALRQVLAQVAKVAPVDSTVLISGETGTGKELVARAIHRQSRRAGRAFIRVSCAAIPPSLIASELFGHEKGAFTGALQRRIGRFEAADGGTIFLDEVGELPPETQVALLRVLQERELERVGSSRPISVDVRVLAATNRDLEAAVASGAFRRDLYYRLNVFPIRIPPLRERLDDIPVLAGYLVERFARRAGKRIRHIAKGTMELFQGYDWPGNIRELRNVIERAVILCDGDTFVIDESWLKRAPDAPPVPAVRLPSTLVERERELIEAALAQSGGRISGPSGAAGRLGIPRQTLDSKIKALHIDKLRFRPRG, from the coding sequence GTGCGCCGGGCCCGAGCCGGGCCGAAGCCGGACCGCGATCCCACGCCGGGCGACCCTCCCGTCACGCTGCTGACGGCCGCCAAGCGAACCCTGGAGATGATCGCCGGCGGGGCGGAGCTCGCGGAGATCCTCGCGAACCTGTGCGCCGCGATCGACGCGCAGGACCCCGGCGTCATCTCGACCGTGCTGCTGATGGATCCCGACGGCCGGCGGCTGTGGCCGGCGGCGGGGCCGCGCGTGCCCGACGGCTGGACCCGGGTCATCAGCCCGGTGCTGGTCGGCCCGGCGATGGGCTCCTGCGGGACCGCGGCGTTCCGCCGGGAGCGGGTGGTCGTCGCGGACATCGCCACCGACCCCCTGTGGGCGGGTGCGTCCGCCGAGCAGGCGCGCGAGGTGGCGATCGGTTTTGGACTCCGGGCGTCGTGGTCCGAGCCGCTCCTGTCGAAGGACGGGGAGGTGCGCGGCACTTTCGCGATGTACTACGGCGCGCCGCGGAGTCCGGATGCCCGCCAGCTCCAGCTGATCGAGGACGCGGCACACATCGCCGTCATCGCGATCGAGGGCGAGCGCTCGCGCCGGGCCCTCGAGCAGGCGGTCCTGAAGATCTGCGCGTCGGAGGTCCGGATGCGCGCTACCATCGATGCCATCCCCACCCAGGTGTGGCGGGTGGGCGCGGACGGCGCGGTGGACTACCTCAACCAGCGCTGGCACGAGTACACGGGGATCCCGCGCGACGAAGCGTACCGCGCCGGCGCCGCGCTCGACGTCGCCCGCGCCATCATGCACCCCGACGACGGCCCTGTCTCGCAGGCGCGCTGGCAGAACGAGATCGTTCCCGCGGGCCGCCCCGCCGAGTTCGAGGTGCGGCTGCGGCGCCACGACGGCGAATACCGCTGGTTCATGGTGCGGGTCGAGCCGGTGCGCGACGAACACGGCAACGTGGTCGAGTGGTACGGGACCAACACCGACATCGAGGACTTGAAGCGGGCCGAGATTCGTCTTCGGCAGGACGAGCAGGAGCTGCGGCGGATCACCGACGCGATCGCGCAGACCATCCACGTGCTGAGTCCGGACGGAAGCTTCGTCTACGCGAACCGATCCCTGCTCGACTATACGGGGCTGACGATGGACGAGGTGCTGGCTCCCGACTTCTTCGCCCGGCTCTTCCATCCCGAAGACGTGGCCCGGTGGTGGGACGAGCGCCGGGAAGCGCTGCTGCGCGGGGTGCCATTCGAGAGCGAGCAGCGCCTGCGGCGTCGGGACGGGGAGTACCGCTGGTTCCTCCTTCGTTTCCGTCCCTTCCACGACGACCGCGGGCGCCTGGTCCACTGGTATGCCACGGGGACGGACATCGACGACCGCAAGCGCGCCGAGGAGCGGATGCGGAACGAGAACCTGGCCCTGCGCGAGGACATCGACCGCGTCTCGATGGTGGAGGAGATCGTCGGCTCGTCGGCGGCGCTCCGGCAGGTGCTGGCGCAGGTGGCGAAGGTGGCGCCTGTGGATTCCACCGTGCTGATCAGCGGCGAGACCGGCACCGGGAAGGAGCTGGTGGCGCGCGCCATCCACCGGCAGTCACGGCGCGCGGGCCGGGCCTTCATCCGCGTGAGCTGCGCCGCCATCCCGCCCTCGCTCATCGCCTCGGAGCTGTTCGGCCACGAGAAGGGCGCGTTCACCGGCGCGCTGCAGCGGCGGATCGGGCGCTTCGAGGCGGCCGACGGCGGCACCATATTCCTGGACGAGGTCGGCGAGCTGCCGCCCGAGACGCAGGTCGCGCTGCTCCGCGTTCTCCAGGAGCGCGAGCTGGAGCGCGTCGGCAGCAGCCGCCCCATCAGCGTGGACGTGCGGGTGCTGGCCGCCACCAACCGCGACCTGGAGGCGGCGGTGGCCAGTGGCGCGTTCCGGCGCGACCTCTACTACCGGTTGAACGTCTTCCCCATCCGCATCCCTCCACTGCGGGAGCGGCTGGACGACATCCCCGTGCTCGCGGGCTACCTGGTCGAGCGCTTCGCCCGCAGGGCCGGCAAGCGCATCCGCCACATCGCGAAGGGCACGATGGAGCTATTCCAGGGCTACGACTGGCCCGGCAACATCCGCGAGCTGCGCAACGTGATCGAGCGCGCCGTGATCCTGTGCGACGGCGACACCTTCGTGATCGACGAGTCGTGGCTGAAGCGGGCGCCGGACGCGCCCCCGGTACCTGCCGTGCGCCTGCCGTCCACCCTCGTGGAGCGTGAGAGGGAGCTGATCGAGGCCGCGCTGGCCCAGAGCGGGGGACGGATCTCCGGCCCGTCCGGCGCCGCGGGCAGGCTGGGAATCCCCCGCCAGACGCTCGACTCGAAGATCAAGGCGCTGCACATCGACAAGCTCCGGTTCCGGCCACGCGGATGA
- a CDS encoding lytic transglycosylase domain-containing protein — translation MKRSPNLVHLAAAAGVLAGLLMGGPSAAVRDLPRVTELEPKAELDPFRTVRHAGMLIAARTAQARLDEGRPWAAWNAIRDFAGDDTGDLPPSVALVAARAAAGWDGWSHVRRLLDGRSWLAEEGDGAGLMLLGRAEEAERDWNAAARAYSGYARVAAGSDRGATYARLGRVLRAGDHDRAAADAFAKAAGDLPEVADWMSALRADALADAGDASAASAATGGSPAARAWAARAEARYRAAHGDEAGAAARLGREAAALADDDPSLAAELQVQRTRLLAADGRASEARGELRSATASARVAPGTRAAAASLLGDLSVELSADEQLARAAAYEAAEKPGLAAKALRVALARGARDDGAARLHVARLMFDAADYEPAREWALKAAEALDGEGAAEAELVAARSLVRLGKEDDGIAALRRLTDRRAGTAAAGSAWFLLGDAAADRDAAIADYRRAAASSSPYAREAMFRVGDRCRKAGDDVCAARAWEDHAARWPRGEKTAEAAYLAGVLHERAGRSDRARALYAAAIAADPVAYYAIRAADRLGADPLADAVARPAAWTVSVGDDGEAAGVLRRLAALEEAGADEAWKAELEAQTRRLSSRPYALLVLAEGLRDGRHTVEAIRIGRRLLDARGGAWDERLLRVVFPFPYREILADEAERAKIDPWLLAGLVRQESSFDRQARSWVGATGLSQIMPSTGKWLAPGAGVRSFATELLAVPEINLRMGARYLRDQMKRYHGARDLALAAYNAGPGRADRWKSDLGYGRDVDAFREKIPFAETREYVKVVIRNAEVYRRLYGPRRSPGLAAGGE, via the coding sequence ATGAAGCGTTCCCCCAACCTCGTCCATCTGGCCGCCGCCGCCGGGGTGCTCGCCGGGCTGCTCATGGGCGGCCCGTCCGCCGCCGTGCGCGACTTGCCGCGGGTGACGGAGCTGGAGCCGAAGGCGGAGCTCGACCCCTTCCGCACCGTCAGGCACGCGGGGATGCTCATCGCCGCGCGGACGGCGCAGGCGCGGCTGGACGAGGGGCGGCCGTGGGCGGCATGGAACGCCATCCGCGACTTCGCGGGCGACGACACCGGCGATCTCCCGCCCTCGGTGGCGCTGGTGGCGGCGCGCGCGGCGGCGGGGTGGGACGGCTGGAGCCACGTCCGCCGGCTGCTGGACGGCCGCTCCTGGCTGGCGGAGGAGGGCGACGGCGCCGGGCTGATGCTGCTGGGCCGCGCGGAGGAAGCGGAGCGCGACTGGAACGCCGCCGCGCGCGCGTACAGCGGCTACGCGCGCGTGGCCGCCGGCTCGGACCGTGGCGCCACGTACGCGCGCCTGGGCCGCGTCCTGCGCGCGGGAGACCACGACCGCGCGGCGGCGGACGCGTTCGCGAAAGCGGCCGGCGACCTCCCCGAGGTGGCGGACTGGATGTCCGCGCTCCGCGCCGACGCGCTGGCCGACGCGGGCGATGCCTCCGCCGCGTCCGCGGCGACGGGCGGATCCCCCGCCGCCCGGGCGTGGGCGGCGCGCGCGGAGGCCCGGTACCGCGCCGCGCACGGGGACGAGGCCGGCGCGGCGGCGCGGCTGGGGCGAGAAGCCGCGGCGCTGGCGGACGACGACCCGTCGCTCGCGGCGGAGCTGCAGGTGCAGCGGACGCGGCTCCTCGCCGCGGACGGGCGCGCGTCCGAAGCGCGGGGCGAGCTGCGAAGCGCCACGGCCAGCGCGCGCGTGGCGCCGGGAACGCGCGCGGCGGCGGCCAGTCTCCTGGGCGACCTGTCCGTCGAGCTCTCGGCCGACGAGCAGCTGGCGCGCGCGGCGGCGTACGAGGCGGCGGAGAAGCCCGGGCTGGCCGCGAAGGCGCTGCGCGTCGCTCTTGCCCGCGGCGCGCGGGACGACGGGGCGGCGCGGCTGCACGTTGCCCGGCTGATGTTCGACGCGGCGGACTACGAGCCGGCGCGCGAGTGGGCGCTGAAGGCCGCGGAGGCGCTGGACGGCGAGGGCGCCGCGGAGGCGGAGCTCGTGGCCGCGCGCTCGCTGGTGCGGCTGGGGAAGGAGGACGACGGCATCGCCGCGCTGCGGAGATTGACCGATCGCCGCGCGGGGACGGCGGCCGCGGGGAGCGCCTGGTTCCTGCTGGGCGACGCGGCGGCGGACCGCGACGCGGCGATCGCCGACTACCGCCGCGCCGCCGCGTCTTCATCCCCCTACGCCCGCGAGGCGATGTTCCGCGTGGGCGACCGCTGCCGCAAGGCGGGCGACGACGTCTGCGCCGCCAGGGCGTGGGAGGACCATGCCGCGCGCTGGCCGCGGGGGGAGAAGACGGCCGAGGCCGCGTACCTGGCCGGCGTGCTGCACGAGCGCGCGGGGCGATCGGACCGCGCCCGCGCCCTGTACGCCGCCGCCATCGCCGCCGATCCCGTGGCCTACTATGCCATCCGCGCGGCCGACCGGCTGGGCGCGGACCCGCTGGCGGACGCCGTCGCCCGCCCCGCGGCGTGGACGGTGTCGGTGGGCGACGACGGCGAGGCGGCGGGGGTGCTGCGGCGCCTGGCCGCGCTGGAGGAGGCGGGCGCGGACGAGGCGTGGAAGGCGGAGCTCGAGGCGCAGACGCGGCGGCTGTCGTCGAGGCCGTACGCGCTCCTCGTCCTCGCTGAGGGATTGCGGGACGGGCGGCACACGGTGGAGGCCATCCGCATCGGCCGGCGGCTGCTGGACGCGCGCGGCGGCGCGTGGGACGAGCGGCTGCTGCGCGTGGTCTTCCCCTTCCCCTACCGCGAGATCCTGGCGGACGAGGCGGAGCGGGCGAAGATCGACCCCTGGCTCCTGGCCGGGCTGGTGCGGCAGGAGTCGTCGTTCGACCGGCAGGCGCGGTCGTGGGTGGGTGCGACGGGGCTGTCGCAGATCATGCCCTCGACGGGGAAGTGGCTGGCCCCCGGCGCGGGGGTGCGCAGCTTCGCCACGGAGCTGCTGGCGGTGCCGGAGATCAACCTGCGCATGGGCGCGCGCTATCTCCGCGACCAGATGAAGCGCTACCACGGCGCGCGGGACCTGGCGCTGGCCGCGTACAACGCCGGCCCGGGGCGCGCGGACCGCTGGAAGAGCGACCTGGGCTATGGCCGCGACGTCGACGCCTTCCGCGAGAAGATCCCCTTCGCCGAGACGCGCGAGTACGTGAAGGTGGTGATCCGCAACGCCGAGGTGTACCGCCGCCTGTACGGCCCGCGCCGCTCGCCGGGACTCGCGGCGGGTGGGGAGTAG
- a CDS encoding TIGR01777 family oxidoreductase, with product MDAASTAPPQPLRVAVAGASGLIGSALVRRLERDGHTVLRLVRRDPRGAGEARWDPASGSVDAGALAGVDAVVNVAGENVGERWTGERRRIRASRVEGTRLLAEAMAGLQPKPRVLVNASAVGIYGERGDERVDEMSPGGEGFLAEVVREWEAATAPASGAGIRVVLPRMGVVLSARGGALAKMLTPFRLGAGGTMGSGRQWMSWVSLDDAVDVMYLSLVDERLTGPVNVVAGAVTNEQFTRTLARVLNRPAFVPVPAFALKLAFGDMAKETILISQRVEHRKLTQLGYSFAHPELEGALRAALKEKN from the coding sequence ATGGACGCTGCATCGACCGCTCCGCCGCAGCCGTTGCGCGTGGCCGTCGCCGGCGCCTCGGGGCTGATCGGGTCGGCGCTCGTCCGGCGGCTGGAGAGGGACGGGCACACGGTGCTGCGCCTGGTCCGCCGCGACCCCAGGGGAGCGGGCGAGGCGCGCTGGGACCCCGCGTCCGGCTCGGTGGACGCCGGTGCGCTGGCCGGCGTGGACGCGGTGGTGAACGTGGCGGGCGAGAACGTGGGCGAGCGCTGGACCGGCGAGCGCCGCCGCATCCGCGCCAGCCGCGTGGAGGGGACGCGGCTCCTCGCCGAGGCGATGGCCGGGCTGCAGCCGAAGCCGCGCGTGCTGGTGAACGCCTCGGCCGTCGGCATCTACGGCGAGCGCGGCGACGAGCGGGTGGACGAGATGAGCCCCGGCGGCGAGGGCTTCCTGGCCGAGGTCGTGCGCGAGTGGGAAGCGGCCACGGCGCCCGCGTCCGGCGCGGGGATCCGCGTGGTGCTGCCGCGCATGGGCGTGGTGTTGAGCGCCCGTGGCGGCGCGCTGGCCAAGATGCTGACGCCGTTCCGCCTGGGCGCGGGCGGCACGATGGGAAGCGGGCGCCAGTGGATGAGCTGGGTGTCGCTCGACGACGCGGTGGACGTGATGTACCTGTCGCTGGTCGACGAGCGCCTCACCGGTCCCGTCAACGTCGTCGCCGGCGCGGTGACGAACGAGCAGTTCACGCGCACGCTGGCCAGGGTGCTGAACCGCCCGGCATTCGTCCCCGTGCCGGCGTTCGCGCTGAAGCTGGCGTTCGGCGACATGGCGAAGGAGACGATCCTGATCTCCCAGCGAGTGGAGCACCGCAAGCTCACCCAGCTCGGCTACAGCTTCGCCCACCCCGAGCTCGAAGGCGCCCTCCGCGCGGCGTTGAAGGAGAAAAACTGA
- a CDS encoding DUF5715 family protein, producing MRIDRTLGSLALLASLGVLAGGADAQTLRGSRSSVERMYGQAQRQDLTFYRSGRGVRNAAAEGDLVRLRGNENYRVADASFPYALPTTRTFVQRLAAQYRGFCGEKLVITSATRPRSVRLRNSVAESVHPAGMAVDLRKPTRGRCLRWLRQALLGVEGEGVIEATEEHRPPHFHVAVFPRQYRRYVDARSGGGSSRSASSGSRRSGGSSSSRATYKVRQGDSLWTIARRHNTTVARIREANGMSSSRLSIGQRIVIPSR from the coding sequence ATGCGAATCGACCGGACCCTGGGGTCGCTGGCCCTGCTGGCCTCGCTCGGCGTGCTGGCCGGGGGCGCGGACGCGCAGACGCTGCGCGGCTCGCGCTCCAGCGTGGAGCGCATGTACGGCCAGGCCCAGCGCCAGGACCTGACCTTCTACCGCTCCGGCCGCGGCGTGCGCAACGCCGCCGCCGAGGGCGACCTGGTGCGCCTGCGCGGCAACGAGAACTACCGCGTGGCCGACGCCTCGTTTCCCTACGCGCTGCCCACCACGCGCACCTTCGTGCAGCGGCTGGCCGCGCAGTACCGCGGCTTCTGCGGCGAGAAGCTGGTGATCACCAGCGCCACGCGGCCGCGCTCGGTGCGGCTGCGCAACTCCGTGGCCGAGTCGGTGCACCCGGCGGGGATGGCGGTGGACCTGCGCAAGCCGACGCGCGGGCGGTGCCTGCGCTGGCTGCGGCAGGCGCTGCTCGGCGTGGAAGGCGAGGGGGTGATCGAGGCCACCGAGGAGCACCGGCCGCCGCACTTCCACGTGGCCGTGTTCCCGCGCCAGTACCGCCGCTACGTCGACGCGCGCTCGGGTGGCGGATCGAGCCGGAGCGCGTCGTCGGGATCGCGGCGCTCGGGAGGGAGTTCGTCCTCGCGCGCGACCTACAAGGTGCGGCAGGGCGATTCGCTGTGGACGATCGCGCGGCGGCACAACACGACGGTGGCGCGCATCAGGGAAGCGAACGGGATGAGCTCGTCGCGCCTGTCCATCGGCCAGCGGATTGTCATCCCCTCGCGCTGA
- a CDS encoding LytTR family DNA-binding domain-containing protein — translation MTELPRVLIVDDERLARLGVRQLLEEHDVEVVGECDGGEAAIAAIRRLAPDLVFLDVQMPEVDGFAVVERVGLEKMPAVVFVTAFDAYAVRAFDVHAVDYVLKPIDEERFHESVARALARLRQASLERIDQRVAALASAVPSALEAGGQRIVVKEGGRISFVRHDEIDWAEADGNYVRLHVGAKSHLVRGTMDRTAEVLGPGFIRIGRSAVVAIGAIRHLEPYGRGTYSLLLRSGEKLVTSRLYRGNLERLLRGSLG, via the coding sequence ATGACGGAGCTTCCCCGCGTGCTGATCGTCGACGACGAGCGCCTGGCCCGCCTCGGCGTGCGGCAGCTGCTCGAGGAGCACGACGTCGAGGTGGTGGGAGAGTGCGACGGCGGCGAAGCGGCGATCGCCGCGATCCGGCGGCTGGCACCCGACCTGGTGTTCCTGGACGTGCAGATGCCGGAAGTAGACGGGTTCGCCGTAGTGGAACGCGTGGGCCTGGAGAAGATGCCGGCGGTGGTGTTCGTCACCGCCTTCGACGCGTACGCCGTCCGCGCGTTCGACGTGCACGCGGTGGACTACGTGCTCAAGCCGATCGACGAGGAGCGGTTCCACGAGTCGGTGGCACGGGCGCTCGCGCGGCTGCGCCAGGCTTCGCTGGAGCGGATCGACCAGCGGGTCGCGGCCCTCGCCAGTGCGGTTCCGTCGGCCCTGGAAGCGGGCGGGCAGCGCATCGTGGTGAAGGAGGGCGGGCGGATCTCCTTCGTGCGCCATGACGAGATCGACTGGGCCGAGGCCGACGGGAACTACGTGCGGCTCCACGTCGGCGCGAAATCGCACCTTGTCCGCGGCACCATGGACCGGACCGCCGAGGTCCTGGGACCCGGCTTCATCCGCATCGGCCGTTCGGCGGTCGTCGCGATCGGGGCCATCCGCCACCTGGAGCCGTATGGCCGTGGAACCTACTCGTTGTTGCTGCGGAGCGGAGAGAAGCTGGTAACGAGCCGGCTCTACCGCGGAAACCTGGAGAGGCTCCTCCGTGGAAGCCTCGGCTGA